Below is a window of Leptolyngbya sp. CCY15150 DNA.
GGCGATCGCCTCTGGTACATGGTCACCAATCGCTTGGCGCAGGCGATCGCTCTGGGCTGTAGACAGGGGAAAGCCGCTGCGAAGGGTCAGATGGCGATCGGGGCTGTGGGTGAGGGCAGTGTGGAGGCGGTCTTGCTCCTGGGTGGATAGATGGTGAAGTTGGTGGATAAAAACCTGAACGATGTGTTCCTCCAGATCAACATTGGCAAGGTGGGTCAGCACTTGGCGCGTTGTGACTACCAACTGCTGTGTAGTTTGCTGATGAATTGTATCCCAGATCTGCTGATGCTCCTGCTCTAGATCCTTGAGCCACTGCTCCCGAGCGATCGCCACCGACTGCTTAGCCTCGTCTAACCAGGTCTGACGCTGCTGTTCTACCTGTTGTCGCGTTTGTTCCAGCCAATCATCATGCTGAGCCTTGAGGGTCGCCTGCATCTGGCGATAGTATTCGGCTTCTTGGGCTGCTTCTGTGAGGCTGGTTTGGGCATCGGCAAGCTGGCTAGCAATCAGCGCCTCGCGTTTAGACATAGCCTGGGTAATTGGCCCATAGAGAAAGCGTTTGAGCAACCAGACAAGAACAAGAAAGTTAAAAATCTGGGCAACAACGGTGAACCAATCAATGAGCATGGTCTAGCCTCCTTGCTCAATCAAATAGGCCCAGTAGGGATTGGCGAATAGCAAAATTAAGGACACCACTAAGCAATAAATTGCGGTGGATTCTACTAGCGCCATACCGACAAATAAGGTACGGGTGATGGTGGCGGCTTCATCGGGCTGTTGGGCTAGGGCGCTGAGGGCTTGGGCCAGGGCGCGTCCTTCCCCTAGGGCTGGGCCAATGGAACCAATGGCAATGGTGATGCCAGCGGTGACAATGGAAGCGATCGCAATCCAAGTTATATTATCCATGATCAGACTCTCCGTGTTCTTGCTGTATGCGGGTGGCGGCGGCTATGTACACCATGGCCAAAATTGAGAAAATATAGGCTTGGATCAATCCGGTCAGTAGTCCCATGGCTTGCATGACGACGGGAAACAGCAAGGGGGCGATGGATAGCAGAATACCAACAATCATGGTACCGCTCATCACGTTGCCGAATAGACGTACAGCCAAGGCCAGGGTGCGAGAAAGGTCACCAATGATGTTAAACGGCAGCAAAATGGGGGTGGGCTTGAGATAATCCTTTAGGTATGCGCCGACGCCCCGTCGATGAATACCGAATAGGGGAATGGCGACGAATACGCAGATCGCCAAAGCCGCTGTGGTGGATAGGGAACCGGTCGGGGGTAAGAAGCCTGGGACAATGGTCAGTAGGTTAGAGGCAGCGATAAAAATAAATAATGTACCTACAAAGGGTAGGTAGGGTTCTGGGTCTTGATCGCTAATGTCACGAATCTGGTCGGCGATCGCTCCTACGATCACTTCTAAACTATTCTGTCCCGGTGAGATGCGCGTGGAGCTAGAGAGATGGCGACTAATCCATAGGGATAGCCCAACCAACAGCGCCATCACCAGCCAGGTAAAGACAAGGGTAGCATTCAGGGCGATCGCGCCATGCTGCCAAAGGATTACGTTGTCGGTGCTAATGTTCATGGTGGTTTAGGGCGTGGAACTGGGATAGCGGGCGGCGATGGTGAACCCGGTACGCACGATCAGTAGGGTGAGGAAAGCAATCAGCAGATTGGTGAACTGGGCCGTGGGCAGGGGCGATCGCATCA
It encodes the following:
- a CDS encoding F0F1 ATP synthase subunit C codes for the protein MDNITWIAIASIVTAGITIAIGSIGPALGEGRALAQALSALAQQPDEAATITRTLFVGMALVESTAIYCLVVSLILLFANPYWAYLIEQGG
- a CDS encoding F0F1 ATP synthase subunit delta, producing MLIDWFTVVAQIFNFLVLVWLLKRFLYGPITQAMSKREALIASQLADAQTSLTEAAQEAEYYRQMQATLKAQHDDWLEQTRQQVEQQRQTWLDEAKQSVAIAREQWLKDLEQEHQQIWDTIHQQTTQQLVVTTRQVLTHLANVDLEEHIVQVFIHQLHHLSTQEQDRLHTALTHSPDRHLTLRSGFPLSTAQSDRLRQAIGDHVPEAIALDLDTDPSLICGIQLTTAGYLLDWNIAHYLDELDTKLASALSHTR
- a CDS encoding F0F1 ATP synthase subunit A yields the protein MNISTDNVILWQHGAIALNATLVFTWLVMALLVGLSLWISRHLSSSTRISPGQNSLEVIVGAIADQIRDISDQDPEPYLPFVGTLFIFIAASNLLTIVPGFLPPTGSLSTTAALAICVFVAIPLFGIHRRGVGAYLKDYLKPTPILLPFNIIGDLSRTLALAVRLFGNVMSGTMIVGILLSIAPLLFPVVMQAMGLLTGLIQAYIFSILAMVYIAAATRIQQEHGESDHG